The following proteins are co-located in the Globicephala melas unplaced genomic scaffold, mGloMel1.2 SCAFFOLD_226, whole genome shotgun sequence genome:
- the LOC115850539 gene encoding metabotropic glutamate receptor 7-like isoform X1 has protein sequence MYAPHSIRIEGDVTLGGLFPVHAKGPSGVPCGDIKRENGMHRLEAMLYALDQINSDPNLLPNVTLGARILDTCSRDTYELEQSLTFVQALIQKDTSEVRCTNGEPPVFVKPEKVVGVIGASESSVSILVANILRLFQVDGRYGIRKRM, from the coding sequence ATGTACGCCCCGCACTCCATTCGGATCGAGGGGGACGTCACCCTCGGGGGGCTGTTCCCGGTGCACGCGAAGGGTCCCAGCGGAGTGCCCTGCGGCGACATCAAGAGGGAGAACGGGATGCACAGGCTGGAAGCGATGCTCTACGCCCTGGACCAGATCAACAGCGATCCCAACCTGCTGCCCAACGTGACGCTGGGAGCGCGGATCCTGGACACTTGTTCCAGGGACACTTATGAGCTCGAACAGTCGCTCACTTTCGTCCAGGCGCTCATCCAGAAGGACACCTCCGAAGTGCGCTGCACCAACGGCGAGCCTCCGGTTTTCGTCAAGCCCGAGAAAGTAGTTGGAGTGATTGGGGCTTCGGAGAGTTCGGTCTCCATCCTGGTAGCCAACATCCTGAGGCTTTTCCAG